A window from Zingiber officinale cultivar Zhangliang chromosome 7A, Zo_v1.1, whole genome shotgun sequence encodes these proteins:
- the LOC121999346 gene encoding uncharacterized protein ycf23-like: MMILFLQICVSSVDPLAFPSAVEAGAQMVEIGNYDSFYEMGIQFSPEQILKLTRETRRILPSITLSVTVPHMLSLPDQVKLAELLEQEGADIIQTEGGKYSSPSKPGVLGLIEKATPTLAAAYSISRAVQIPVMCSSGLSAVTAPMALTAGAAGVVCVLLLSNLIIICY; encoded by the exons ATGATGATCTTGTTCTTGCAGATTTGTGTTTCCTCTGTGGACCCTTTGGCATTTCCttctgcagtggaagcaggtgcCCAAATG GTGGAAATTGGAAATTATGATTCTTTCTACGAGATGGGAATTCAGTTTTCCCCTGAACAG ATTCTAAAGCTCACTAGAGAAACTAGAAGGATTCTTCCATCCATTACACTGTCTGTAACCGTGCCACACATGCTTAGTCTCCCTGATCAG GTGAAGCTAGCAGAGTTGCTGGAACAGGAAGGTGCTGATATAATCCAAACTGAAGGAGGGAAATACTCAAGTCCATCAAAACCTGGTGTCCTTGGTTTGATCGAGAAG GCCACACCAACGCTAGCAGCTGCATACTCCATTTCCCGAGCAGTTCAGATTCCAGTTATGTGCTCATCTGGATTAAGCGCTGTCACTGCACCTATGGCTTTAACAGCAGGAGCAGCTGGTGTGGTATGCGTTCTTTTGctttctaatctaatcattatctgctactag